The Chryseobacterium phocaeense genome includes the window TCAATGGAGCACAGATGGTTGCATCACTCTCAACGATGAATTTCGGTGTGGTGATATCCAGTTTACCCCAGGTAATTTTCTCATTGGGAACTGCTCCTGAATAAGAACCGTATGATGTTGTAGAATCAGAAATCTGGCAGAAATAAGACCAGAAAGGAACATCATGCATTTCCATATCCTGATAAAGCATCGGTACCACACAGATAGGGAAATCTCCTGCAATTCCTCCCCCGATCTGGAAGAAACCAACTCCTTTTCCAGCTGAATTCTTAGTATACCAGTCTGCAAGATACATCATATATTCGATCCCTGATTTCATCGTGGTTGCTTTCAGTTCCCCTTTGATACAGTAAGAAGCGAAGATATTACCCATGGTAGAATCTTCCCAGCCCGGAACTACAATCGGAAGGTTTTTCTCTGCTGCTGCAATCATCCAGGAATTTTCTCTTGGAATTTCGTAATACTGCTCAAGCACCCCTGAAAGGATCATTTTGTACATAAATTCGTGTGGGAAATAACGCTCACCTTTGGCTTCCGCATCTTTCCAGATATCCACAATATGCTTCTGAAGTCTTCTGAATGCTTCTTCTTCAGGAATACATGTATCTGTAACCCTGTTCAGGCCTCTTTCTAAAAGGTCCCACTCATCCTGGGCTGTAAGGTCTCTGTAATGAGGAACTCTTTCGTAGTGAGAGTGTGCCACAAGGTTCATCAGGTCTTCCTCAAGGTTGGCTCCTGTACAAGAGATAAAATCAACTTTTCCCTGACGGATCATTTCTGCAAGAATCTTTCCCAATTCGGCAGTAGACATTGCTCCCGCCAAAGTGATCATCATTTTTCCGCCATCTTTAAGATGTGCAACATACCCCTTAGATGCATCCACCAATGCAGCCGCATTGAAGTGCAGGTAATATTTCTCTATAAATTCAGAAATCGGTTTGCTCATTATTTTATTTTTTGCAAAGATAAAACTTAAAAACGGAATGAGACAGCCGCACTTAAAGAAACTCTGTGTAAACCTTCTTTTTGATCTTCCGGAAACTCAACTTTCGTACCATTGAATGTCATGCTGGATAAAGTTCCGGCCGTAAATCCAAGTTTCGGCCCAATTAGAATATTGTCTGTCACAGCATACTGATACCCGAAATCGGCTTCCAAACCTAAGCTGGATCCTTTTCCGTTAACAGATCCGGTAACGGTCTTATAAGAAATGACACCCAGCCCGAAATCCATAAATAATTTATGCCTTGTATCCTCATTGTAGTTGGAATACATTATTGAAGGCCCAAAAAAGGTAATATGATCTTTTGTGCTTACATTAGCTGAAACTGTATTTCCATTCTGTCCCTGCACCCTTAATATGCCGTCGCTTGAAGCACTGTAATTGGAATATCTGAAACCAATTCCAATATTTTTCAGATTATAGTAGGCCGCAACATCGAAGTTCACTCCACTTTTCAGCCCCTTAATATACTCTCTTTCTTCTCTGCTGATTCCTTTAGGCATAGAAGCTGTTCTCCAGGCATAGCCTACAGACGGTACAATTGAAAATTTTTGCTGGGCAAAAGACATTACAGAGAAAGAAAAGAATACGAATGTTAGTGTTTTTTTAATCATCATTTGAAATTTTCGCCCAAAAATAAGATTTTTATTGATCAAAAAAATACAACCAGAAAACAAACTCTATTTTGATTATTTTTATCCACCTAAAATCATCAAAAAAGAAATATAATTTTACCAAACGAAGCAGCTATAGTTGATAATTCTCTAATTCTTAACCCTAATTCCTCATATCTCTTCCCTAAAACCTAAACTTCCTGTTCTCTTTCTTCTCAGAAATTTTCTTTTTGGTATCCAGCCGTTTCTGTTTTTGCCCTTTTGAAGGTTTGGTAGGCACTCTTTTCTTGGGAACGATTAAAGCTTTGTCTACAAGTTCCAGTATCTTTTCAGTGGCTTTATTCTTGTTCATCAGCTGGGTTCTGCTCTCTGAAACCGTTAGAAATAAGTAGCCTTCAGCATTGATCCTGTTTTTTAATTTATTCAGAATTAATTCCTTCTGGTGTTCATTGAAAAACTCAGATGCTGCAACAGGCCACAGCACGGTAACAGAAGTTTCCACTTTATTGACATTCTGCCCTCCTGCCCCGCTGCTCCGGGAAGTTCTGAAACTAAGTTCCTTTGAAAAATCTTTCATGTTTTTTTATTTGAGAATCAAGAATCAAGAACCAAGATACAACTTAGGTAATAATTATGAACCATGGGCTATTATTTTATGGAGTTCCATCCTACTTACTTTTCCGTTTGGGGTTCTGGGAATTTTCTCGATGAAAATTATTTCTTTCGGCTTGTGAAATTTTTTCTCAAATGGAATGGCTGATATTCTTTCTGCTATATCCCCGGACTCTTCACCTTCAATAACCAGTATCAATTTCTGGCCCAAACTTTCATCCTTTATTCCCACAAAAACGGCTTCATTGGGAATTTCTTTTTTTACTAAATTTTCCAGACTTTCAGGGAAAATTTTCACGCCTCCTGAATTAATGACATTATCAATGCGCCCCAGGAATTTAAACTGGTTTTCATTTTTAATTTCAACTAAATCATTAGTCTGCAGAACCTCAGCATTCAGATCGGGAGCATAAATTTTCAGGCATCCCCTTTCATCCAGACTAATGGAAACGTTTTCAAAAACGGTGAATACTTCCTCAGGTTCCGGCATCAGCTTCTTGAGGGCAATGTGGGAAAGTGTTTCAGACATTCCGTATGTTTCAAAAAAACGGTTTGCGGTGCCGGACAATTGTTTATTATCGATCATTTTCTGCTTCAGACTTTCGGAAACCGCTGCTCCCCCGATGATAAGATTTTTAATCAAGTGTAATTTATCCAGTGAATGTTCCACCTGAAGGGGCGTCATCGCACAGAAGTCTATTTCCTCATTTAAATGTTCAAGCGGTTTCAAAGAGGGATTTGTAATCTGTAATTTTAATTTTCTTTCCGCGGAACGTACAATCATCATTTTTCCCGCAATATATTCTACCGGCAGGCATAGCAATGCTTTATCTCCTTCCTTTAACCCCAGAAAATTACAGGTCATCACAGCTGAATTGATCATTCTCTTTTTCTCAATTTCAAAAATTTTCGGAGTGCCGGTAGAACCCGAAGTCTGCACTTTTACCCGATCACCATTAGAAAACCATTCCTCTAAAAAATTTTTGATACTATATTCAAAATCGGTTTGAAAAGATAAATTATTAATATTGAGATTATTGAAGTCTAGCAGCATGATTGTGTAAAATAAAAACCAGTGTAAATTTAAAAAAAAGTTTAAAAAGTTCTTGTATCTAGAGAAAAAAGCTGTAAATTTGCCCCACTGAAATAACAAAGACCCATGGTGTAGCGGTAACACTACTGATTTTGGTTCAGTCATCTGGGGTTCGAATCCCTATGGGTCTACAAAAGTCTTGTTAATCATTTGATTTTCAAGGCTTTTTTATTTTTCTAGTCAACACATAGTCAATAAGTTTATTTTTGAGATGATTTTAATAAATTCAAAATTTACATTACAGTCTTTTTAAGAATTTGCTTATCTTGGTCACAACAAAACATTAGATGACAGAACTTGACGCATTATTTTGAATTGCTTTCAAAGATTATTATCTTAGTGATCAATCACAACTGCTCTGTCCACCTGTAACGAGTGCATGGCGTTGTGAATTGCTTTCAAAAATTATTATCTTAGTAATCAGTCACAGCAGCAGTACAGCTATTTCGTTGAGTATTTAAGTTGTGAATTGCTTTCAAAAATTATTATCTTAGTGATCAGTCACAGCGTGTCGTTAAAATCCCAGTCTATATAGGGCGTTGTGAATTGCTTTCAAAAATTATTATCTTAGTGATCAGTCACAGCTATCAGCTGGAAAGATGAATAAAAGAGGTGGTTGTGAATTGCTTTCAAAAATTATTATCTTAGTGATCAGTCACAGCTTTTTACCTTGTTTTGTGACGTTATAATTAGTTGTGAATTGCTTTCAAAAATTATTATCTTAGTGATCAGTCACAGCTAACCAACTGTGTAGTTGTGAAATCTCCTAGTTGTGAATTGCTTTCAAAAATTATTATCTTAGTGATCAGTCACAGCTTTATTAATAGACATATGTCAATTAGTTTTGTTGTGAATTGCTTTCAAAAATTATTATCTTAGTGATCAGTCACAGCAAACCGGAAAATTAGATGAAGATGACGACTGTTGTGAATTGCTTTCAAAAATTATTATCTTAGTGATCAGTCACAGCATAAAATGAAATTTAATATCGGCGACTTAGGTTGTGAATTGCTTTCAAAAATTATTATCTTAGTGATCAGTCACAGCGAATAGTCTCCTCGGAATTTTAATCGTTCTGTTGTGAATTGCTTTCAAAAATTATTATCTTAGTGATCAGTCACAGCTATTTACATCTATACTGTTTACTGTATTGTGTTGTGAATTGCTTTCAAAAATTATTATCTTAGTGATCAGTCACAGCACTTTGTTTTAGTCTCAATTGCCAACATGGGTTGTGAATTGCTTTCAAAAATTATTATCTTAGTGATCAGTCACAGCTGTTTTTCCTGAGTACAAAGACAAATTAGTGTTGTGAATTGCTTTCAAAAATTATTATCTTAGTGATCAGTCACAGCAAGATTAATTGTCATCTGGCCGTCCAGAGAGTTGTGAATTGCTTTCAAAAATTATTATCTTAGTGATCAGTCACAGCAAAGCGGAAACCCGGACCGCAATCTTCCGGGTTGTGAATTGCTTTCAAAAATTATTATCTTAGTGATCAGTCACAGCTTTTAGTTTCATATTCCTTCATCGCTTCATGTTGTGAATTGCTTTCAAAAATTATTATCTTAGTGATCAGTCACAGCTCCCCCATAGAATTATATGGCAAGATTGGGGTTGTGAATTGCTTTCAAAAATTATTATCTTAGTGATCAGTCACAGCACGGCCTCGGCGTTTGAATCTTGCCATAACGTTGTGAATTGCTTTCAAAAATTATTATCTTAGTGATCAGTCACAGCCTTGCCATATAATTCTATGGGGGACAAAGAGTTGTGAATTGCTTTCAAAAATTATTATCTTAGTGATCAGTCACAGCTAATCATGTTGCCAAGCTCTATTTCTGAGTGTTGTGAATTGCTTTCAAAAATTATTATCTTAGTGATCAGTCACAGCCTACATGGGATATATCTGTGGAGGACTTACGTTGTGAATTGCTTTCAAAAATTATTATCTTAGTGATCAGTCACAGCTTTCTAAAACACGTCTTGCGGACGGATCTGGTTGTGAATTGCTTTCAAAAATTATTATCTTAGTGATCAGTCACAGCCACAAAGGGAAACATGGAAACCTTCATTCCGTTGTGAATTGCTTTCAAAAATTATTATCTTAGTGATCAGTCACAGCGAACTGGAATTATCCCTATTACTGGAAACTGTTGTGAATTGCTTTCAAAAATTATTATCTTAGTGATCAGTCACAGCTGACGACTGAGCCAGGTCTTACCACCAATAGTTGTGAATTGCTTTCAAAAATTATTATCTTAGTGATCAGTCACAGCACAATGAAAGCCCATTTATAGGGTTTCATTGTTGTGAATTGCTTTCAAAAATTATTATCTTAGTGATCAGTCACAGCTTAATGTAAGTTGTGGTATTCTCACATGTCGTTGTGAATTGCTTTCAAAAATTATTATCTTAGTGATCAGTCACAGCTTAAAATTTTTCTAATGCTTGTTCTTTTGTGTTGTGAATTGCTTTCAAAAATTATTATCTTAGTGATCAGTCACAGCCCATACATCTGCAGTACGGTAAAGCCTTTAGTTGTGAATTGCTTTCAAAAATTATTATCTTAGTGATCAGTCACAGCTTTTGAGAATAAATATTGCTTTCAGGAAACGTTGTGAATTGCTTTCAAAAATTATTATCTTAGTGATCAGTCACAGCACATCCCCAGGAGGGGTAGGATCTCCAAACGTTGTGAATTGCTTTCAAAAATTATTATCTTAGTGATCAGTCACAGCCTAACTTTCCGCCGTATGTATCTACTTTGGGTTGTGAATTGCTTTCAAAAATTATTATCTTAGTGATCAGTCACAGCTTATGGGTAGCATGGAGTATAGCAGCGTTAGTTGTGAATTGCTTTCAAAAATTATTATCTTAGTGATCAGTCACAGCTTAATGTATTTAGATTCCGGTTCTCCTGCTGTTGTGAATTGCTTTCAAAAATTATTATCTTAGTGATCAGTCACAGCCTGATCCCCCGGCGTCCTCTCCTGCACCTTGTTGTGAATTGCTTTCAAAAATTATTATCTTAGTGATCAGTCACAGCTTACTTCCCATTCAGGTAGTATGTTTTCTAGTTGTGAATTGCTTTCAAAAATTATTATCTTAGTGATCAGTCACAGCATTCGAGCTGCTTATTAGCAGGCTACGATGGTTGTGAATTGCTTTCAAAAATTATTATCTTAGTGATCAGTCACAGCTGGAATCTATCGCTGTACTCCTCTGATACTGTTGTGAATTGCTTTCAAAAATTATTATCTTAGTGATCAGTCACAGCAATGGTACAGTAGTTGTTTTAGTAGATGTTGTTGTGAATTGCTTTCAAAAATTATTATCTTAGTGATCAGTCACAGCTCCAGATCTACTAATTCATCTGTATCTCTAGTTGTGAATTGCTTTCAAAAATTATTATCTTAGTGATCAGTCACAGCTAAGGAAAAAAGCTGCCAAAACTTCTATTAGTTGTGAATTGCTTTCAAAAATTATTATCTTAGTGATCAGTCACAGCTAATAGGAATACCGTGGAACGCCAATTTATGTTGTGAATTGCTTTCAAAAATTATTATCTTAGTGATCAGTCACAGCGTTCTTTTTGCTTGTTTGCCCTTTCGATGTGTTGTGAATTGCTTTCAAAAATTATTATCTTAGTGATCAGTCACAGCTTGGAAACGATTGAATGGTACATTAAGCATGTTGTGAATTGCTTTCAAAAATTATTATCTTAGTGATCAGTCACAGCCATTCGTCCAGTTATCAATCGGCGTAATTAGTTGTGAATTGCTTTCAAAAATTATTATCTTAGTGATCAGTCACAGCCATGCGATTATGCTCAAACTAATCAGTATCGTTGTGAATTGCTTTCAAAAATTATTATCTTAGTGATCAGTCACAGCCGTCTTCGGCTCGCTTTCCCATAAACATCGGTTGTGAATTGCTTTCAAAAATTATTATCTTAGTGATCAGTCACAGCGCGAAGGAAGAAGCACAGCTTCAATTCGACGTTGTGAATTGCTTTCAAAAATTATTATCTTAGTGATCAGTCACAGCATGGAAGACGCACAGGATAAGCGAACCGCCGTTGTGAATTGCTTTCAAAAATTATTATCTTAGTGATCAGTCACAGCAGAAATTCAGATCAGAAGGAACGGAAAATGGTTGTGAATTGCTTTCAAAAATTATTATCTTAGTGATCAGTCACAGCAATAATTTCTTCGGATTGCAGCCGTACACGGTTGTGAATTGCTTTCAAAAATTATTATCTTAGTGATCAGTCACAGCTTTTTTTAAGTTTTTCAGCGATGTCCATTGGTTGTGAATTGCTTTCAAAAATTATTATCTTAGTGATCAGTCACAGCCATCCCATAACCCATTAACATATCGTGAAAGTTGTGAATTGCTTTCAAAAATTATTATCTTAGTGATCAGTCACAGCTTGGATTACTGTCAGATGCTCTTCGAGATAGTTGTGAATTGCTTTCAAAAATTATTATCTTAGTGATCAGTCACAGCTTGAAATGCCAGTAGATAAGCCCGCCCCGGGTTGTGAATTGCTTTCAAAAATTATTATCTTAGTGATCAGTCACAGCAATGTTGACATTATGCCAAACCATCATATTGTTGTGAATTGCTTTCAAAAATTATTATCTTAGTGATCAGTCACAGCATGGTTTTTTATTTTATCATGGGAAAGATTGTTGTGAATTGCTTTCAAAAATTATTATCTTAGTGATCAGTCACAGCAATATTGGCACGTCTACAGTGTCGCAAATTGTTGTGAATTGCTTTCAAAAATTATTATCTTAGTGATCAGTCACAGCTGCCTGTCCAGATATATCGCTCTCCATGCTGTTGTGAATTGCTTTCAAAAATTATTATCTTAGTGATCAGTCACAGCTTTCAGCACAAAACCATTTAAAAAGGGTGTGTTGTGAATTGCTTTCAAAAATTATTATCTTAGTGATCAGTCACAGCTTACATTAGCGAGTGTCTGAGCTTGTTCCAGTTGTGAATTGCTTTCAAAAATTATTATCTTAGTGATCAGTCACAGCACCCTGTACGCTTCTACGTAATCCTCCTGCGTTGTGAATTGCTTTCAAAAATTATTATCTTAGTGATCAGTCACAGCTGATGGCGTTGCGGATTGGTATGAGTGCGTGTTGTGAATTGCTTTCAAAAATTATTATCTTAGTGATCAGTCACAGCCGAAATAACCCGCATTGGAAGTACACTACCGTTGTGAATTGCTTTCAAAAATTATTATCTTAGTGATCAGTCACAGCATAGCTTGTATTGTCTTGCTTATCAAAATGGTTGTGAATTGCTTTCAAAAATTATTATCTTAGTGATCAGTCACAGCAGAATTTTCTGATAAATACCCGGAAACAGCGTTGTGAATTGCTTTCAAAAATTATT containing:
- a CDS encoding deoxyhypusine synthase family protein — protein: MSKPISEFIEKYYLHFNAAALVDASKGYVAHLKDGGKMMITLAGAMSTAELGKILAEMIRQGKVDFISCTGANLEEDLMNLVAHSHYERVPHYRDLTAQDEWDLLERGLNRVTDTCIPEEEAFRRLQKHIVDIWKDAEAKGERYFPHEFMYKMILSGVLEQYYEIPRENSWMIAAAEKNLPIVVPGWEDSTMGNIFASYCIKGELKATTMKSGIEYMMYLADWYTKNSAGKGVGFFQIGGGIAGDFPICVVPMLYQDMEMHDVPFWSYFCQISDSTTSYGSYSGAVPNEKITWGKLDITTPKFIVESDATICAPLMFSYILENS
- the arfB gene encoding alternative ribosome rescue aminoacyl-tRNA hydrolase ArfB, translated to MKDFSKELSFRTSRSSGAGGQNVNKVETSVTVLWPVAASEFFNEHQKELILNKLKNRINAEGYLFLTVSESRTQLMNKNKATEKILELVDKALIVPKKRVPTKPSKGQKQKRLDTKKKISEKKENRKFRF
- a CDS encoding AMP-binding protein; amino-acid sequence: MLLDFNNLNINNLSFQTDFEYSIKNFLEEWFSNGDRVKVQTSGSTGTPKIFEIEKKRMINSAVMTCNFLGLKEGDKALLCLPVEYIAGKMMIVRSAERKLKLQITNPSLKPLEHLNEEIDFCAMTPLQVEHSLDKLHLIKNLIIGGAAVSESLKQKMIDNKQLSGTANRFFETYGMSETLSHIALKKLMPEPEEVFTVFENVSISLDERGCLKIYAPDLNAEVLQTNDLVEIKNENQFKFLGRIDNVINSGGVKIFPESLENLVKKEIPNEAVFVGIKDESLGQKLILVIEGEESGDIAERISAIPFEKKFHKPKEIIFIEKIPRTPNGKVSRMELHKIIAHGS